A single window of Aspergillus puulaauensis MK2 DNA, chromosome 5, nearly complete sequence DNA harbors:
- a CDS encoding uncharacterized protein (COG:S;~EggNog:ENOG410PPF1;~InterPro:IPR019350;~PFAM:PF10214) yields the protein MDDYSTKLLQYGHVGSAIYRPETQSWAFSRSIAPQQRISYTGVTRTVVRSPSTTIERPSTLKRSTLSRSFPELIGGYRLARNETLSRTVTAVSETCNPLVSTLLDFGRAMDLNIDTSGRRAVSIVAFASGECGNAISFRTITDDTVNLEQSTGTQLRVPTIGDDDGIEWLSDGAPVRQICFSHAIEDRATFLAVRFSSTVVFRPLYRRAPTSVSIHRGNDAMGPKYQTSRLDPNFLMEISSSHTGGLAHADVKFNPWNQNELAIVDNDGNWSIWELRSQHRRNKDNWEAACITSGTLPWVGNEEGQNTGTSGRHDGWLAIEWAVNEDHIVVCDRRCSMLYRMNGDRVYSYSVELGFKSESEWILDAKRSTTHSSHVFILTTSRLIWFDITLDSVSAHEGTRAPLFPRLSWRHFRDSGDITLQLSPLAVDNDFYLVLFSRLNHFVLAFYCSEPEVVGDPASAPDPFILYVPPTSDNADNPIPPSVGAHFSTLVFKKTVPTTTTERYLDRELRFIKAFAVTSNLHVEESLYSKSSTGNFEDERSSGQDFLRARQLRITGLRKKIPNSRSDFVVDDWDESAPGIVPVSGNGTESIAPLAEPRFTFDYTRIYAIATGPLNLLSPNGERTIEASLQELVNNATDHISSTSRTALEILRWSLVIDDIDQNAQDLNAFISRFVSKHSAVGGKSHLLVQPYGYFSSGSRPQVTLAPGPKLDLVAIYDRLVNDWLIDLPSDIPGRTRVTTEKVIRHFVADILLSQILLPQKWTIVEPTASNVEITRGAVNSLEPAGEQCSYDPSAKSVDQSFRSQEKTTITREGSLQGAFIFPERKADEWPTFKALSSYTTLNGTAPISPDVERILDRWKPGTDPASYSPTLQESQSVTGASGRKSRKKVPQTLKSMSLGSVVPPAVSSTVSVAKRDWGSQPDHAQPSAIRLQTSQITDDIPMTQVEPGAFGGREASKKSNIKARKKKRAAGF from the exons ATGGATGATTATTCGACGAAGCTTCTTCAGTATGGGCACGTGGGAAGTGCTATTTACCGTCCGGAGACTCAGTCATGGGCGTTTTCGCGCAGTATAGCTCCTC AACAGCGCATATCGTACACGGGGGTGACGAGGACCGTTGTACGGTCGCCATCTACTACAATCGAACGCCCATCAACACTAAAGCGATCAACGTTGTCTCGGTCATTCCCTGAACTTATCGGAGGATACCGCCTTGCTCGCAATGAAACACTATCACGTACCGTAACGGCAGTGAGCGAAACATGCAACCCTCTGGTCTCCACACTCCTTGATTTTGGGCGCGCAATGGACTTGAATATTGACACTTCTGGACGTCGAGCAGTTTCTATCGTCGCATTTGCATCTGGAGAATGTGGCAACGCAATTTCTTTCCGGACAATAACTGACGATACGGTGAACTTAGAGCAATCCACAGGTACTCAATTGCGAGTTCCGACgattggagatgatgatggtatTGAATGGCTATCGGATGGGGCACCTGTCCGACAAATTTGCTTTTCACATGCCATAGAGGATAGGGCTACGTTTCTGGCGGTCCGTTTCTCATCCACGGTTGTGTTTAGGCCACTTTATCGCAGGGCCCCCACCTCAGTTTCTATCCATCGGGGTAATGATGCTATGGGGCCCAAGTATCAGACTTCTCGCCTTGATCCGAATTTCTtgatggagatatcaagCTCGCATACGGGGGGTCTTGCCCATGCAGACGTGAAATTCAACCCTTGGAATCAGAATGAACTTGCAATCGTTGACAATGACGGCAATTGGAGTATTTGGGAACTACGTAGTCAGCACAGGCGCAACAAAGATAACTGGGAAGCTGCATGTATAACATCCGGCACGCTTCCTTGGGTTGGCAACGAGGAGGGTCAGAACACAGGTACCAGTGGCCGACATGACGGATGGTTAGCTATCGAATGGGCTGTCAACGAAGATCACATCGTTGTTTGCGATCGAAGGTGTTCCATGCTCTACCGAATGAATGGCGATCGAGTGTATTCTTATTCGGTTGAGCTTGGTTTCAAAAGCGAGTCTGAATGGATTCTGGACGCCAAGAGGAGTACTACCCACTCGTCGCATGTGTTCATTCTCACAACATCCCGGCTTATTTGGTTTGATATAACCCTGGATTCGGTTTCAGCCCACGAGGGTACGAGGGCCCCACTGTTCCCCCGACTCTCCTGGCGTCATTTTCGCGATTCAGGCGATATAACACTGCAGTTATCTCCTTTAGCGGTGGACAATG ATTTTTATCTAGTTTTGTTTTCTCGCCTCAACCACTTTGTGCTAGCGTTTTATTGCTCTGAGCctgaggttgttggtgaTCCGGCATCCGCTCCGGACCCTTTCATTCTGTATGTGCCGCCAACGTCCGATAATGCAGACAATCCTATCCCTCCTTCTGTTGGCGCGCATTTTTCTACGCTTGTTTTCAAAAAAACCGTGCCGACGACTACCACCGAGCGATATCTTGACCGTGAATTGAGATTTATCAAGGCCTTTGCAGTAACCTCAAATCTTCATGTGGAAGAATCATTATACTCGAAATCTTCAACTGGTAATTTCGAGGATGAGCGATCAAGCGGTCAAGATTTTCTACGCGCCAGACAGCTACGCATCACTGGTCTACGGAAGAAAATACCTAACTCCAGAAGTGATTTTGTAGTTGATGATTGGGACGAATCTGCGCCTGGTATTGTGCCAGTCTCAGGTAATGGGACTGAGAGTATAGCTCCCTTAGCAGAGCCTCGATTTACATTCGACTACACACGTATATACGCAATTGCGACTGGACCGTTGAATTTGTTATCACCAAATGGCGAAAGGACGATTGAGGCCAGTCTCCAGGAACTGGTGAATAATGCCACTGATCATATTTCTTCAACTAGTCGGACTGC GCTTGAAATTCTTCGATGGTCGCTCGTGATAGACGATATTGACCAAAACGCTCAAGACCTGAACGCCTTTATTTCTCGGTTTGTCTCGAAGCATTCAGCTGTTGGAGGAAAGAGCCACCTGCTTGTTCAACCGTATGGTTATTTCAGTTCGGGATCAAGGCCGCAGGTTACGCTAGCACCGGGCCCgaagctggatctggttgcTATATATGATCGACTTGTTAATGATTGGCTCATCGATTTGCCTTCTGACATACCCGGAAGGACCAGGGTCACGACAGAAAAAGTAATTCGACATTTTGTTGCTGATATTTTGCTGTCACAAATATTATTACCGCAAAAATGGACAATAGTTGAACCAACGGCGAGCAATGTTGAGATCACTCGTGGTGCGGTCAACTCATTGGAGCCTGCTGGCGAGCAGTGCTCATATGATCCATCAGCGAAGTCTGTTGACCAGAGCTTTCGATCGCAAGAAAAGACAACGATTACGCGAGAAGGGTCATTACAAGGAGCCTTTATATTTCCCGAACGCAAGGCGGATGAATGGCCTACCTTCAAGGCACTGTCGTCGTATACGACTTTGAATGGAACAGCCCCAATTTCTCCAGATGTGGAACGCATTCTTGACCGCTGGAAACCGGGAACCGACCCAGCGTCATATTCACCTACACTGCAAGAATCACAATCAGTCACTGGGGCTTCAGGGCGTAAATCACGGAAGAAGGTACCGCAGACTTTGAAAAGTATGAGCCTTGGTTCAGTTGTGCCCCCTGCCGTCTCTTCCACGGTTTCTGTTGCTAAAAGGGACTGGGGTAGCCAGCCTGACCACGCTCAGCCTTCAGCGATCCGTTTACAAACGAGCCAGATCACGGACGACATTCCAATGACTCAAGTTGAGCCAGGGGCGTTCGGGGGTCGCGAAGCAAGCAAGAAAAGCAACATCaaggcaaggaagaaaaaaagagccGCTGGATTCTAG
- the ATX1 gene encoding copper metallochaperone ATX1 (COG:P;~EggNog:ENOG410PRUT;~InterPro:IPR006121,IPR036163,IPR017969;~PFAM:PF00403;~go_function: GO:0046872 - metal ion binding [Evidence IEA];~go_process: GO:0030001 - metal ion transport [Evidence IEA]), with the protein MGDQEHQYKFNVSMSCGGCSGAVERVLKKLDGVKSFDVSLDSQTASVVTDDTVPYETVLTTIKKTGKTVNTGEADGQARDV; encoded by the exons ATGGGCGACCAAGAGCATCAATACAAATTTAACGTGAGCATGAGCTGCGGCGGCTGCTCCGGCGCCGTCGAGCGCGTCCTCAAAAAACTAGACG GCGTAAAATCCTTTGACGTGAGCCTTGATTCCCAGACCGCGAGTGTTGTAACCGATGACACTGTCCCTTATGAGACGGTTCTCACGACCATCAAGAAGACAGGGAAGACAGTGAATACCGGAGAAGCCGATGGGCAGGCTCGGGATGTTTAA
- a CDS encoding DUF2293 domain-containing protein (COG:S;~EggNog:ENOG410PI5C;~InterPro:IPR018744;~PFAM:PF10056) translates to MTRVPRRSASVLARRSPNWVAKRKARKHKVILESVTQEKKKLRSVISFEAKAPPGYTFISAGDPHFTTTCKEICRRDGLKVYAVSTTPHMYTHGLSQHVHRIGYHFPSAVVANVCMDRGLYLTATGKTVSFCNIRSEAGRRNSDSASQITINTEARDVLKDLFPNIPDNDLNQIIKTAFQKGQRKVGTAVELPLARRAQLAVVAHIRHIYTNYDRILKTTSFHEARATVEQPTLAKLVEWRGDDENGKTVLEDVFREVIVISDDDDSDVEGEPLPLHGRDTSVEVISRNAVVEELQMRPVNHGNPALREPQVENLDDEIASGFRFIPRPPKKTKIDRRGFSRYQAWDRAINRYRNRINGTNHQFPSYSAGDNLPENLGLGREPSSRRSIDTAHLSVAPYAFPNQRAVKSNLSRPQLNSVAAHRFHELHPLAELPNKRRGGAIAPPDMPNSFPLQSADIFEPARYPLQNSDVSSGPVFVSGPREVHEKIGDDPRPPPWPPGHSHSRMDEQDHVLPSIESPFPVEIKRPNSGHIEHLTRRMSGAFNFRSVTPYRQVHQDFPKHTLPQESSQPHASKRLRVAYHEPIPMEDPLPPNGPITLSTHSGNRNGAAEQVSVQNGPQTRRRYVVPAEPHCIGEHAPGNAQDSPISTARSNCGSRILAPPGPIKGYDGQPFPYKGPVDSQNGYHKSPGQSLTAFDMRYTAISGNGRDRTIQSHWPGLTEPHVSRNVQESSCNEGKLPEVTGRRYDYTRWNKDLAPYKPAEKQRLYADGFVRPIDIREPGMLDQLASGHVVETLPQMANPKLCGAAYRRVVSDNLPSAPPRCRTLLDPVAKSPFPSQYYAAIGDQALSHTDKLLRTPPRLARRKTSKG, encoded by the exons ATGACTCGAGTCCCTCGAAGGTCTGCCTCGGTCCTTGCCAGGCGGAGCCCAAATTGGGTTGCGAAACGAAAGGCGCGGAAACACAAAGTGATACTGGAATCCGTCAcccaggagaagaaaaagcttcGAAGTGTG ATATCCTTCGAAGCTAAAGCGCCCCCGGGTTATACGTTTATATCCGCGGGCGATCCACATTTCACAACGACCTGCAAAGAGATTTGTCGAAGAGATGGGCTCAAGGTGTACGCAGTCTCT ACAACCCCCCACATGTATACACACGGGCTTTCACAGCATGTGCACCGCATTGGCTATCACTTTCCcagtgctgttgttgctaaTGTGTGTATGGATCGCGGTCTATATCTCACCGCAACTGGGAAGACCGTATCCTTTTGCAACATAAGAAGTGAGGCTGGCCGTAGAAATTCTGACTCAGCTTCTcagattactattaatacAGAAGCAAGGGATGTCCTCAAGGATCTCTTCCCAAATATTCCCGACAATGATCTCAACCAAATTATCAAAACGGCATTTCAAAAG GGCCAACGGAAAGTGGGCACAGCAGTTGAGCTACCTCTCGCCCGACGAGCGCAATTAGCAGTTGTCGCACATATTCGACATATCTACACAAACTACGATCGCATTCTCAAAACAACCTCCTTCCATGAAGCAAGGGCTACTGTTGAACAGCCCACACTCGCCAAGTTAGTGGAATGGAGAGGTGACGATGAAAATGGCAAAACGGTCCTTGAAGATGTGTTCCGCGAAGTCATTGTTATATCTGATGACGATGATAGTGACGTTGAAGGAGAGCCGCTTCCACTCCATGGCCGAGATACAAGCGTGGAAGTTATTTCCAGAAATGCTGTGGTTGAGGAGCTTCAGATGAGGCCTGTCAACCATGGCAATCCCGCTCTCCGGGAACCGCAAGTAGAGAATTTGGACGATGAGATCGCTTCAGGCTTTCGTTTCATCCCAAGGCCTCCCAAGAAAACCAAGATTGACCGTCGAGGATTCAGCAGGTATCAAGCCTGGGATCGTGCCATCAATAGGTACAGGAACAGAATAAATGGCACCAATCATCAGTTTCCTTCATATTCTGCAGGAGACAATTTGCCGGAAAACCTTGGACTTGGCAGGGAGCCTTCTTCACGCCGAAGCATTGACACCGCACACTTATCTGTTGCCCCTTATGCCTTTCCTAATCAGAGAGCAGTTAAAAGTAACTTGAGCCGGCCCCAGCTTAACTCCGTGGCAGCACATCGT TTTCACGAACTACATCCTCTGGCCGAGCTGCCGAACAAGAGGAGGGGAGGTGCCATTGCCCCACCCGACATGCCCAATTCTTTTCCATTGCAGAGTGCCGATATATTTGAGCCAGCAAGATACCCGCTCCAAAATTCTGACGTGTCAAGCGGTCCTGTTTTTGTCAGTGGCCCAAGAGAAGTCCATGAGAAAATTGGAGACGATCCTAGACCCCCTCCCTGGCCACCAGGACACTCACACAGCAGGATGGACGAACAGGATCACGTGCTGCCTTCCATCGAGAGCCCTTTTCCTGTGGAGATCAAACGCCCAAATAGTGGCCATATAGAACACCTTACTAGAAGAATGTCTGGAGCGTTCAATTTCCGCTCAGTAACGCCTTACCGCCAAGTCCACCAAGATTTTCCGAAGCATACCTTACCTCAGGAATCTTCTCAACCGCACGCCTCCAAAAGACTGCGTGTGGCATATCATGAACCAATTCCAATGGAAGATCCGCTCCCTCCCAATGGCCCAATCACTTTAAGTACTCACTCGGGGAATCGAAATGGCGCAGCCGAGCAGGTCTCTGTCCAAAATGGCCCCCAAACCCGTAGGAGATATGTCGTGCCAGCTGAGCCACATTGCATTGGAGAACATGCGCCAGGCAATGCCCAGGATTCTCCCATTTCTACCGCTCGTTCTAATTGCGGTTCCCGAATTCTTGCACCTCCTGGGCCAATAAAAGGTTATGATGGCCAACCGTTTCCTTACAAAGGTCCTGTTGACTCTCAAAACGGATATCATAAATCACCAGGTCAATCTCTCACAGCGTTTGATATGAGGTATACCGCTATTTCTGGTAATGGCCGTGATAGGACTATCCAGTCCCATTGGCCGGGTCTAACAGAGCCACATGTATCTCGCAATGTCCAGGAATCTAGTTGCAATGAAGGGAAGCTACCAGAGGTGACAGGGCGTCGGTATGATTATACCCGGTGGAACAAAGATCTTGCTCCCTACAAGCCCGCAGAGAAACAGAGACTTTACGCCGATGGTTTTGTCCGCCCTATCGATATTCGGGAGCCCGGTATGTTAGATCAACTTGCCTCCGGGCACGTGGTAGAAACCCTACCTCAAATGGCCAACCCAAAGCTCTGCGGTGCCGCATATCGGCGTGTTGTGTCGGATAATTTACCATCGGCGCCGCCCCGCTGTCGAACCCTTCTGGATCCTGTGGCTAAAtcccctttcccttcccaATACTACGCAGCGATTGGCGATCAAGCCTTGAGCCATACCGATAAACTACTCAGAACACCACCCCGTCTAGCAAGACGGAAGACATCCAAGGGGTAA
- a CDS encoding uncharacterized protein (COG:S;~EggNog:ENOG410PRXG), which yields MNAIAADQQSIIHAYRQLYRQGLKAVNYSTPSRHVFLATLRSSFRSLPAQDFDSRRIINTLNFLHKAANIAGIEHKIVRNLLMIKFWGQPNVRSNMRNLGGIGINQSDPTTQRDACEQWNQTLMLLNESLGTCLR from the exons ATGAACGCCATAGCTGCGGACCAGCAGTCAATCATCCATGCCTATCGGCAACTTTATCGGCAGGGCCTTAAAGCCGTCAATTATTCAACGCCCTCACGCCATGTATTTCTGGCGACTTTGCGTTCTTCGTTTCGCTCCTTACCAGCTCAAGATTTCGATTCCCGGCGCATCATCAATACCTTGAACTTTCTCCATAAAGCGGCCAATATTGCAGGTATTGAGCATAAAATCGTTAGGAATTTGCTCATGATCAAGTTTTGGGGTCAGCCCAATGTGAGGTCAAATATGCGAAA CTTGGGAGGAATAGGCATCAATCAGAGTGATCCAACCACGCAGAGGGATGCATGTGAACAATGGAACCAAACATTGATGCTTCTGAATGAGAGCTTGGGAACGTGTCTGAGATAA
- a CDS encoding RING finger and CHY zinc finger domain-containing protein (COG:O;~EggNog:ENOG410PJ32;~InterPro:IPR001841,IPR017921,IPR008913,IPR037275, IPR039512,IPR037274,IPR013083;~PFAM:PF13445,PF05495,PF14599,PF13639;~go_function: GO:0008270 - zinc ion binding [Evidence IEA]) encodes MSGLNRNECLGEHLGGNGFAGIESESITASSSPTTIREISENEVNNTYHLSHNNIGGSLRNGGGNMNANAGDPLATSRQPHADSAPGQNAPQTNREFEESSNAESGTDDMSVHPLLPEDDGMGALRRRIHAIRDLGRTNTEQARMIHDLMTEKYNSSQAFSGRHLSPISSPAPSFRTPERSHTPNRWSGQSFGQPSVSSASTATSELQGVSYNLTAEDLESTFHPRFETELPVEYAEDTDAEEFEEPFLGCPHYKRNVKLQCFDCKKWYTCRFCHDEVEAHHLNRPKTENMLCMLCSHAQPAAQYCKRCGETAAHYYCATCKLWDNDASKSIYHCNDCGICRIGKGIGKDFFHCKTCSVCLPISIETTHKCIERSTQCDCPICGDYMFTSPETVVFMRCGHSIHQRCLSEYSKSSYRCPICSKTITNMEATFRNLDRAIQSQPMPIDFKDTKAIITCNDCGTKSVVKYHWLGLRCDMCESYNTTQLSVLQGDSLGSSEQNIEGEIFEASRLRSSSHGADDPALPYLTPLQIDPSSAPGAGAHPQFNSSGQIHSYNLTRGRAVSPVISNYFGIPPDRHSPRPTSTSFFGGRLNQSDENDGDGELSIWGTRFKYRYGFLSRVTDPADDDEEVDEVSDSGDSDNKNEGEDEDEDEDESIDIFGHR; translated from the exons ATGTCAGGCCTAAACCGAAATGAGTGCTTGGGAGAGCACTTGGGCGGTAATGGGTTCGCAGGAATTGAAAGTGAATCCATTACcgcgtcttcatcgcccacAACTATTCGGGAGATCTCAGAGAATGAGGTCAACAATACCTATCATTTAAGCCATAATAATATTGGGGGATCTTTACGGAATGGTGGGGGCAATATGAACGCGAACGCTGGGGATCCCCTCGCTACGTCAAGACAACCACACGCCGATTCTGCTCCGGGACAAAATGCTCCTCAAACCAACCGAGAATTCGAAGAAAGTTCCAATGCTGAATCGGGAACGGATGATATGAGTGTACATCCCCTACTTCCCGAGGATGATGGAATGGGAGCCTTGCGGAGGCGGATTCACGCGATTCGAGATTTGGGGCGAACGAACACTGAGCAGGCCCGCATGATCCATGATCTAATGACAGAGAAATACAATTCATCCCAGGCTTTCTCGGGACGCCATCTTTCGCCAATCTCCTCCCCCGCCCCCTCTTTCCGAACACCCGAACGATCGCATACACCAAACCGATGGAGCGGCCAGTCCTTCGGTCAACCTTCTGTCTCTTCAGCCTCTACAGCTACTTCCGAATTGCAGGGCGTTTCTTATAATCTGACCGCTGAAGATTTAGAGTCGACTTTCCATCCTAGGTTTGAGACAGAATTACCTGTTGAGTACGCCGAGGATACGGATGCTGAAGAATTCGAAGAGCCTTTCCTGGGTTGTCCACATTATAAAAGGAACGTCAAACTCCAATGCTTTGATTGCAAGAAGTGGTATACTTGTCGTTTCTGCCACGATGAAGTCGAAGCCCATCATCTTAATCGCCCGAAAACAGAGAACATGTTATGCATGTTATGCAGTCATGCCCAACCAGCAGCCCAATACTGTAAACGGTGTGGAGAAACAGCGGCGCATTATTACTGTGCCACATGTAAACTTTGGGACAATGATGCTAGTAAAAGCATCTATCATTGCAACGATTGTGGCATCTGTCGCATAGGGAAGGGTATAGGGAAGGACTTTTTTCACTGCAAG ACTTGCAGTGTCTGTCTTCCTATTTCGATAGAGACAACACATAAGTGCATTGAACGTTCAACACAGTGCGACTGCCCGATATGCGGAGACTACATGTTTACCTCACCTGAGACGGTTGTTTTCATGCGATGCGGCCACAGCATTCATCAACGATGTCTTTCCGAGTATTCAAAGTCATCGTATCGCTGCCCAATATGTAGCAAGACAATCACGAATATGGAAGCAACGTTCCGAAATCTGGACAGGGCTATTCAAAGCCAACCAATGCCAATTGATTTCAAAGACACTAAAGCTATCATAACCTGCAATGATTGTGGTACAAAGTCGGTCGTTAAATACCACTGGCTAGGCCTGCGGTGTGATAT GTGCGAATCGTATAATACAACTCAACTAAGTGTCCTCCAAGGGGATTCCCTAGGTTCGTCAGAGCAGAATATTGAGGGTGAGATTTTCGAGGCTTCAAGACTGAGGTCATCTTCTCATGGCGCGGATGACCCGGCGCTACCTTATTTGACGCCATTGCAAATTGACCCCAGCTCGGCCCCAGGAGCGGGTGCGCATCCCCAATTCAATTCATCGGGGCAGATCCATTCATATAACCTTACCCGTGGCCGTGCAGTCTCACCCGTAATCAGCAACTATTTCGGTATACCTCCTGATCGTCATTCACCCAGGcccacatccacatcattCTTTGGAGGTCGGTTAAATCAGAGTGATGAaaatgatggtgatggtgagcTTAGCATTTGGGGTACTAGATTCAAGTATAGATATGGATTTCTTAGTAGGGTTACGGACCCAgcggacgatgacgaagaggtcGACGAAGTTTCAGACTCTGGTGATTCCGATAATAAAAATGagggcgaagatgaggatgaggatgaagacgagagcATCGATATATTCGGGCATCGATGA
- a CDS encoding SKI complex subunit WD repeat protein SKI8 (COG:J;~EggNog:ENOG410QE47;~InterPro:IPR015943,IPR001680,IPR036322,IPR017986;~PFAM:PF00400;~go_function: GO:0005515 - protein binding [Evidence IEA]), with protein MSKQYLSYGSANNTHPTDIFSLAVTDKQILSASGSNALQVHSTDNPDFPLAQKLDAHKVGCHHVVTDAKGSKAVSVGFGGEVVIWTFHDGAWSKTKDITLADLWAVALSSDGQYLAGTTQGGHIKVWDLNANEEEIRDHETNGSFGTCIDLSPDGRFIASGHENGSVYIFSTETGRMPFSLSGLVKPIRAVAFSPGGKFLAAAGDSKVIVLYDTSSGEQVASLTGHAAWIFSLSWSSTGEYLLSGSFDGKVKVWSIDTRNCVATHSETERAIWSVIWLPKIGKSEGFAIAGANRSISFYREATGG; from the exons ATG TCGAAGCAATACCTTTCCTACGGCTCTGCAAATAATA CTCACCCCACTGATATCTTTTCGCTGGCCGTGACCGACAAGCAGATCTTGTCGGCATCAGGGTCCAATGCTCTTCAGGTTCACTCGACAGATAATCCGGACTTTCCTCTAGCACAGAAACTTGATGCCCACAAAGTCGGGTGCCATCATGTTGTGACGGATGCAAAAGGATCAAAAGCAGTCAGTGTTGGCTTTGGTGGTGAGGTGGTAATATGGACCTTTCATGATGGGGCATGGTCAAAAACGAAAGATATTACCCTTGCGGATCTTTGGGCTGTGGCCTTGTCTTCCGATGGCCAATATCTAGCTGGTACCACTCAGGGTGGCCATATAAAAGTTTGGGATCTGAATGCAAACGAAGAGGAGATACGAGATCATGAAACGAATGGCAGCTTTGGAACTTGCATAGACTTG TCACCGGACGGCCGATTCATCGCTAGTGGCCACGAAAACGGCAGCGTCTATATTTTCAGCACAGAAACGGGACGTATGCCATTCAGTCTGTCAG GTCTAGTAAAGCCGATACGGGCTGTTGCATTTTCTCCTGGTGGGAAGTTTCTCGCCGCGGCAGGTGACTCTAAGGTTATTGTACTATATGATACGTCTTCTGGCGAGCAGGTGGCAAGCCTCACTGGTCATGCTGCGTGgatcttttctctttcctgGAGCAGTACGGGAGAGTATCTCTTAAGCGG TTCCTTTGATGGCAAAGTCAAAGTCTGGTCGATCGATACGAGGAATTGTGTTGCGACCCATTCCGAGACCGAAAGAGCCATATGGAGTGTAATATGGTTGCCGAAAATTGGGAAATCTGAGGGATTCGCCATAGCTGGTGCCAATAGAAGCATATCCTTCTATAGGGAAGCCACGGGCGGCTGA